The sequence below is a genomic window from Fibrobacter sp. UWB10.
ACACCCGCTTCGCTCAAGTTAGCCTTGCTGTCGCAAACAAGCTTCAAAAACACCGGCGAGGAATACCCGGCAGCCTTCGCGAAATCACGCCACGTAAAACCGTTGCGCTCCTTGCGCTCGGCATAGTAGTCGCGAATATAGACGCGATAGCTGGTGTATTCCATTACGGGTTTCATGTTCTTGAATATATAATCTTTTCTTAACAAAGTCAATAACCTATGATACAAAAATTCAATTTTTTATTAAAAAATCGTGTAAATGGCGTTTTTTACCCAATTTTCAACGATAAATTATGATACAAGCATGCAAAAAAGATTGATACAAGTCAACGAAATTGCGTTTTTTCGCCGAATTTCCAAAAAAAATGCCCCCGGACATCATCCGAGGGCAAAATCTTGTATCATAGATGAATGTCTATGTGAGCAACAAAGCCCCAATTATTAAACTGGGGCGGTTGCGAGAGCGAGCGCTCTGGGTACGTACTTAGTATGATTGGGCGCGAGCGGTCTTGTGTTTTAACCACGGCTGTGGGCGTAGTTAGCCTTCTTGTCTTCGTACATGAGGGCATCGGCTTCGCGCATCGCCTTACGGATGTCTCCCGCGTTTTCGTCGTGGTAGAACCCGATAGCGAAACTCACGTTGCCTTTGACCTTGGATTTTTCGCGGAGCGTTTCGACTCTAGCTTCAAGGCTATCCTTGGCAACGTCGATGGCCACGACGACAAATTCGTCGCCGCCGGCGCGGTAAATCTCGCAATCAGTGAAGGTCTGCTTCAGAATTTCTGCGGCGTTCTTCAAGAGGGCGTCGCCGGCATTGTGGCCTTCGTTGTCGTTAATGGGCTTAAGCCCGTTCAAGTCGGCGAAGACCACGGAAATCGTCCTGTAGTTGACTTCGCGGCTTACAAACTGAAGAACTCTGTTGTTCATGGCATTGCGGTTATTCACGCCAGTCAGGAGATCTTCATTGCTCAAGAACCTAAGGCGCTGCACCAGCTTGTAGCTGGCCACTTCAGAGGCAATAAAGAAGGTCACCAGTTCAAGGGTTTCCTTAATGCGCAGGACTCTGGAGGTATCAAAGTTTGTCGCCCAAATGAATCCGACAAATTCGTTGTTGTGCGTCAACGGCAGCAGAACCAGGCTTTCAACACCGGCTTCCATCATGGTTTTATGCCAGACTGGATTTCTCTGACGAATAATTTCCATGTCTGCTTCGTTCTGGATAATCAAACAGTTGCTCCCTTTAAGCGTTTCTATCCAGGATTCCGCGATATAGATATATTCGTTGTTGAATACCCTATCAAGATCCAGCGGAGGCATTCCTTGCCTTCGGGCACAGCTCAAAATGGAGCAAGTTCTCTCCTTGAAGTCGGTCAAAAGAACGCTGCAGGTGCTCGCTTTGCAAATAATGCGAACGTCTTCAATCACCTCGTCCATGGTTTTCTTGAAATCCTTTGAACCGCGCAGCTTGATGCATGCCTTGAGCACGTTTTGCGAAATTTCAGAAGAAAGCCTTGTGGAAGTGTCAAGGTCTTCTTCGGGCTGGATTTCAAGCGTAAAGACGCAATAGCCTTTTTCGTCGTCTTCGACATCGACGGGCATCAAGAACTGATTAATGCAAAAATTAAAGCGTTCCGGGCGAATGTAAGCGTGAACCGGTTTATGCAGAATGGCGCTCTGGTAAACGAACTTCTCGAAGTTCAGTTCCTTTTCCATGTACCGTTCATAATTGGAGCCAGGGACAAAAGTTTCAGTGAATACAGAATTGCCGTCCTCGTCTTTTCTTTCCATGGACTTGATATAGATCTGGTTACCCGCTTCGATGCGGATAGTCCCGATGCCCCCATCTGCGTTTTTTTCAACAGAAAGGATGCTTGACATCGTCGGAAATGATTCAACGAAATTTTGCAATTCTTCTTTTTTCATTTTCTCCTCGATTCTGGGAATCGATCGTAGTATTGC
It includes:
- a CDS encoding GGDEF domain-containing protein, which gives rise to MKKEELQNFVESFPTMSSILSVEKNADGGIGTIRIEAGNQIYIKSMERKDEDGNSVFTETFVPGSNYERYMEKELNFEKFVYQSAILHKPVHAYIRPERFNFCINQFLMPVDVEDDEKGYCVFTLEIQPEEDLDTSTRLSSEISQNVLKACIKLRGSKDFKKTMDEVIEDVRIICKASTCSVLLTDFKERTCSILSCARRQGMPPLDLDRVFNNEYIYIAESWIETLKGSNCLIIQNEADMEIIRQRNPVWHKTMMEAGVESLVLLPLTHNNEFVGFIWATNFDTSRVLRIKETLELVTFFIASEVASYKLVQRLRFLSNEDLLTGVNNRNAMNNRVLQFVSREVNYRTISVVFADLNGLKPINDNEGHNAGDALLKNAAEILKQTFTDCEIYRAGGDEFVVVAIDVAKDSLEARVETLREKSKVKGNVSFAIGFYHDENAGDIRKAMREADALMYEDKKANYAHSRG